A single window of Pseudoduganella plicata DNA harbors:
- a CDS encoding sensor domain-containing protein, translating into MNHIASKEEAQLVRPGDDTGQPDDGCAELARLAGYIVGRPVPREALADEVRLLALAPPAMSPAQRQALSDLAAAARARQELRRKLSRAESFLSGFAEHSPSPLWIKDRSGSYVMGNAALHGFFGVPTVVGKDDSHFWPEDVRRSLEEQDRAVLDNGEVIKTMETSHDGARHWLVHKFPIDVDGEPFLGGSAIDMTEEVAKERALIRHDNFYVLLSRLSAIISRARSLEALCLDTCREAAHQPGLEIVDISRRDEATGAIRLFTSALRDGSEHEWRSDEDSAAHADWFMHELAVAAAASGTLQFSNDVNHGCTRRDIRSCMAIPLLVNGKCWGVISFYSTRPEFFDSFYRERAGELGTELSFGLERLLNAQELHRLARTNALSGLPSRLHFDEEVAALAAGNASGTVLLININRFDEISSAYGNTAAIGLMRQVAQRLRGEVAERMVLSHVGIGRFALFYPVDEARSPRGYVHDVIIPLLEGSYQVDQHRIWCTVNVGAAMLPEDGTTADELLVKAWDALAGARHMEEHIGFYDRDADHALARQISMEAELRDAVERGEFVNYYQPKVDLKTGKIAGAEALVRWNHPTRGIVPPAEFVPVLERSGLVIEVGRIVMQKAMEDWRTWHDAGLTPPQIAVNVAPAQFRCDTLFDDIEKALNTAEAHMRPLSIEVTESSLVSDHRRVVDILTRVRNLDVPVAIDDFGTGYSSLAYLVTLPVDVLKIDRSFVIKMAQDSGYMGLVQTIVSLAHNLELEVVAEGIEKPEEAKLLKLLRCEYGQGNLYGKPVPAEEFALLLKK; encoded by the coding sequence ATGAATCACATCGCAAGCAAAGAAGAAGCGCAGCTGGTGCGGCCCGGGGACGACACCGGGCAGCCGGACGATGGCTGCGCCGAGCTGGCACGCCTGGCCGGCTACATCGTCGGCCGTCCCGTGCCGCGCGAGGCGTTGGCGGACGAGGTCCGCCTGCTGGCCCTGGCGCCGCCCGCCATGAGCCCGGCGCAACGGCAGGCATTGTCGGACCTGGCGGCCGCTGCGCGCGCCCGGCAGGAGCTGCGCCGCAAGCTGTCGCGGGCCGAGAGTTTCCTGTCCGGGTTTGCCGAGCATTCGCCCTCGCCGCTGTGGATCAAGGACCGCTCCGGCAGCTATGTGATGGGCAATGCCGCGCTGCACGGCTTCTTTGGCGTACCCACCGTCGTCGGGAAGGACGACAGCCACTTCTGGCCTGAAGACGTGCGCCGCAGCCTGGAAGAGCAGGATCGTGCCGTGCTGGACAACGGCGAGGTCATCAAGACGATGGAAACGTCGCACGACGGCGCGCGCCACTGGCTCGTCCATAAATTCCCGATCGACGTGGACGGCGAACCATTCCTGGGTGGCTCCGCCATCGACATGACGGAGGAAGTGGCCAAGGAGCGTGCGCTGATCCGGCACGACAATTTCTATGTGCTGCTGTCGCGCCTGTCCGCCATCATTTCGCGCGCCCGCTCGCTGGAAGCCCTGTGCCTGGACACGTGCCGCGAAGCGGCCCATCAGCCGGGCCTGGAAATCGTCGACATCAGCCGGCGCGACGAAGCCACGGGCGCCATCCGGCTGTTCACCTCGGCATTGCGCGACGGCAGCGAACACGAGTGGCGCAGCGACGAGGACAGCGCGGCGCACGCCGACTGGTTCATGCACGAACTGGCCGTCGCCGCGGCGGCGTCGGGCACGCTGCAGTTCTCCAACGACGTCAACCACGGCTGCACGCGGCGCGATATCCGCTCGTGCATGGCCATTCCGCTGCTTGTCAATGGCAAGTGCTGGGGCGTCATCTCCTTTTACTCGACCCGCCCCGAATTCTTCGACAGCTTCTATCGCGAGCGCGCCGGCGAACTGGGCACGGAACTGAGCTTCGGCCTCGAGCGGCTGCTCAACGCTCAGGAACTGCACCGTCTGGCGCGTACCAATGCGCTGTCCGGCCTGCCCAGCCGCCTGCATTTCGACGAGGAAGTGGCCGCGCTGGCCGCCGGAAATGCCAGCGGCACGGTCCTCCTCATCAATATCAACCGTTTCGACGAGATCAGTTCCGCCTACGGCAACACGGCCGCCATCGGCCTCATGCGGCAGGTGGCGCAGCGCCTGCGGGGCGAAGTCGCGGAGCGCATGGTGCTCTCCCACGTCGGGATCGGCCGCTTCGCGCTGTTCTATCCCGTCGACGAGGCACGCTCGCCGCGCGGCTACGTGCATGACGTCATCATCCCGCTGCTGGAAGGCTCGTACCAGGTGGACCAGCACAGGATCTGGTGCACGGTCAATGTGGGTGCCGCCATGCTGCCGGAAGATGGCACGACGGCGGACGAGCTGCTCGTCAAGGCATGGGACGCCCTCGCCGGGGCGCGCCATATGGAAGAGCACATCGGCTTCTACGACCGGGATGCGGACCATGCGCTGGCGCGCCAGATCAGCATGGAAGCGGAGCTGCGCGATGCCGTGGAGCGCGGCGAGTTCGTCAATTACTATCAGCCGAAGGTGGACCTCAAGACGGGCAAGATCGCCGGCGCCGAGGCGCTGGTGCGCTGGAACCACCCGACGCGCGGCATCGTACCGCCCGCCGAGTTCGTGCCCGTGCTGGAACGCAGCGGGCTCGTCATCGAGGTGGGCCGGATCGTCATGCAGAAGGCCATGGAGGACTGGCGCACGTGGCACGACGCCGGCCTGACGCCGCCGCAGATCGCCGTCAACGTCGCGCCCGCCCAGTTCCGCTGCGACACGCTGTTCGACGACATCGAAAAGGCGCTGAACACGGCCGAGGCGCACATGCGTCCGCTGTCGATCGAGGTGACGGAAAGCAGCCTGGTGTCGGACCACCGCCGCGTGGTCGATATCCTGACGCGCGTGCGCAATCTCGACGTGCCGGTCGCCATAGACGACTTCGGCACCGGCTATTCGTCGCTGGCCTACCTCGTCACATTGCCGGTGGACGTGCTCAAGATCGACCGCTCCTTCGTCATCAAGATGGCGCAGGACTCGGGCTACATGGGGCTGGTGCAGACGATCGTTTCGCTGGCGCACAACCTGGAGCTGGAAGTCGTGGCCGAGGGCATCGAGAAGCCGGAGGAAGCCAAGCTGCTCAAGCTGCTGCGATGTGAATACGGGCAGGGAAATCTGTACGGCAAGCCGGTGCCGGCGGAGGAATTCGCGTTGCTGTTGAAAAAATAA
- a CDS encoding M48 family metallopeptidase has protein sequence MNASTTAKPNLTGAAVLTIALALAACATTTKPGVVGVQRQQMMLVSADTVERMALVSYTRQNRDAQQAGKLVTKGPELERLKRIATRLQAQVGTFRDDAVKWNWQVSLIDAPVQNATCAPGGKITFYTGLVRQLKMTDDEIAIVMGHEIAHALREHGRERVSQAYAQNALTTTALAAAPNSAAQIEAANTVAHYLYMLPNSRQNESEADAMGLELAARAGYRPEASVAVWRKMQAQDKGRQQAQFTSTHPSHQTRITELTAMLPKVTPLYRAAATVPPAAQSSSRRSQ, from the coding sequence ATGAACGCATCCACGACCGCAAAACCGAACCTGACTGGGGCCGCCGTACTGACAATCGCACTGGCGCTGGCGGCATGCGCGACCACCACCAAGCCTGGTGTCGTCGGCGTGCAGCGGCAGCAGATGATGCTGGTGTCGGCCGACACCGTCGAACGCATGGCCCTGGTGAGCTACACGCGCCAGAACCGCGACGCGCAGCAGGCGGGCAAGCTGGTGACGAAGGGCCCGGAGCTGGAGCGGCTGAAGCGCATCGCCACGCGCCTGCAGGCGCAGGTCGGGACGTTCCGCGACGACGCCGTCAAATGGAACTGGCAGGTCTCGCTGATCGACGCACCGGTGCAGAACGCCACGTGCGCGCCCGGCGGCAAGATCACGTTCTATACCGGGCTGGTGCGCCAGCTGAAGATGACGGACGACGAGATTGCCATCGTCATGGGCCACGAGATCGCCCACGCACTGCGCGAGCACGGCCGCGAGCGCGTGTCGCAGGCGTACGCGCAGAATGCGCTGACGACGACGGCGCTGGCGGCAGCACCGAACAGCGCCGCGCAGATCGAGGCCGCCAACACGGTGGCCCACTACCTGTACATGCTGCCGAACTCGCGCCAGAACGAATCCGAGGCCGACGCGATGGGGCTGGAGCTGGCGGCGCGGGCCGGCTACAGGCCGGAGGCGTCGGTCGCTGTCTGGCGCAAGATGCAGGCTCAGGACAAGGGGCGCCAGCAGGCGCAGTTCACGTCCACGCACCCGTCGCACCAGACGCGCATCACGGAACTGACGGCCATGCTGCCGAAGGTGACGCCGCTGTACCGCGCGGCGGCGACAGTGCCGCCGGCGGCTCAGTCGTCCAGCCGCCGCTCCCAGTAA
- a CDS encoding arsinothricin resistance N-acetyltransferase ArsN1 family B, which yields MTIRPATPHDAAAIAAIYNPYIADTTISFEEAPVSADDMRGRIAAVQDGGLPWLVLEHDGEIAGYAYATKWRVRHAYRFSVETSVYLAPRHAGKGAGTALYTALLEMLRAAGCHLAIGGIAQPNAASVALHEKMGYRKVAHFGEVGFKFGRWIDVAYWERRLDD from the coding sequence TTGACCATCCGCCCCGCCACCCCGCACGACGCCGCCGCCATCGCGGCCATCTACAACCCGTACATCGCCGATACCACGATCAGTTTTGAAGAAGCGCCGGTCAGTGCCGACGACATGCGCGGGCGCATCGCGGCCGTGCAGGACGGCGGCCTGCCGTGGCTGGTGCTGGAACACGATGGCGAGATTGCCGGCTATGCCTATGCGACGAAATGGCGCGTGCGCCATGCCTACCGGTTTTCCGTCGAGACGTCGGTCTACCTGGCGCCGCGGCATGCCGGCAAGGGTGCGGGCACTGCGCTGTACACGGCGCTGCTGGAAATGCTGCGCGCGGCCGGCTGCCACCTGGCGATCGGCGGCATCGCGCAGCCGAATGCCGCCAGCGTCGCCCTGCATGAGAAGATGGGGTACCGCAAGGTTGCCCACTTCGGCGAAGTGGGCTTCAAGTTCGGCAGGTGGATCGACGTGGCTTACTGGGAGCGGCGGCTGGACGACTGA